A section of the Pseudomonas tritici genome encodes:
- a CDS encoding antibiotic biosynthesis monooxygenase family protein: MIARTPAPPYYAVIFSSLRTEGDQGYGHAANRMLELAREQPGFLGVESAREDGLGITVSYWESEAAISAWKQHAEHQAVREQGRATWYSAFQTRVCKVERAYAFQN, from the coding sequence ATGATCGCGCGCACGCCTGCCCCGCCCTACTACGCGGTGATTTTCAGCTCACTGCGCACCGAGGGCGATCAAGGTTACGGCCACGCGGCCAACCGCATGCTGGAACTGGCGCGCGAACAACCGGGGTTTCTCGGTGTGGAATCGGCACGGGAAGATGGCCTGGGGATTACCGTGTCGTACTGGGAGAGTGAGGCGGCGATTTCGGCGTGGAAGCAGCACGCCGAGCATCAAGCGGTGCGCGAACAGGGGCGCGCCACTTGGTACTCGGCCTTTCAGACCCGGGTGTGCAAAGTCGAACGGGCCTACGCATTCCAAAATTGA
- a CDS encoding CTP synthase C-terminal region-related (seleno)protein: MNATPLHLALIGDYNPDVIAHQAIPVALQQAADTLGLTVHTQWLDTDALPQSLHGFDGFWCVPGSPYRDTDGALRAIRFAREQRRPFLGTCGGFQHAVLEYARNVLGWKDAEHGELAPHAKRAVITPLNCTLVEATDTVRLAPYTRIAEAYGTLDVQEGYRCRYGVNPEFLNALLEGDLIPSGHDSAGDLRAVELLDHPFFVATLFQPERSALKGVTPPLAIALLKACQAVSA, translated from the coding sequence ATGAACGCCACACCCTTGCACCTCGCCCTGATCGGCGATTACAACCCCGATGTTATCGCCCACCAGGCCATACCCGTGGCGTTGCAACAGGCAGCCGACACCCTGGGCCTGACCGTTCATACCCAGTGGCTCGACACGGATGCCCTGCCCCAGTCACTGCATGGCTTCGACGGGTTCTGGTGCGTGCCCGGCAGCCCCTACCGCGATACCGATGGCGCACTGCGAGCGATCCGTTTTGCCCGCGAACAGCGGCGACCGTTTCTCGGCACCTGCGGCGGTTTTCAACACGCAGTGTTGGAATATGCCCGCAATGTGCTGGGCTGGAAGGACGCCGAGCATGGCGAACTCGCTCCGCATGCAAAGCGCGCGGTGATCACGCCACTGAACTGCACACTGGTGGAAGCCACCGACACCGTGCGTTTGGCGCCCTACACCCGCATCGCCGAAGCCTACGGGACTCTTGATGTACAGGAAGGTTATCGTTGCCGCTATGGCGTGAACCCTGAGTTTCTCAATGCCCTGCTGGAAGGCGATCTGATCCCCAGTGGCCATGACTCGGCAGGTGACCTGCGCGCGGTGGAACTGCTCGACCACCCGTTCTTCGTGGCCACCCTGTTCCAACCCGAACGCAGCGCATTAAAAGGCGTCACCCCACCCTTGGCGATTGCCCTGCTCAAAGCCTGTCAGGCGGTGTCGGCATGA
- a CDS encoding DUF2025 family protein — MRITSELICQAADQLHGFVGLNRKTGQYIVRFSEDAFGMDVADDGIIPTAEFVWLPAPEQTMTLSRERLQLLLDQNIDDRINITEPLRVYMRRVEIAQISALRSLVS, encoded by the coding sequence ATGCGCATCACCTCCGAGCTTATCTGCCAGGCCGCCGACCAACTCCACGGGTTTGTTGGCCTCAACCGCAAGACCGGCCAGTACATCGTACGTTTCAGCGAAGACGCCTTCGGTATGGACGTGGCCGATGACGGCATCATCCCCACCGCCGAGTTTGTCTGGCTGCCGGCCCCGGAGCAGACCATGACCCTGTCCCGCGAACGCCTCCAATTGCTGCTGGACCAGAACATCGACGACCGCATCAACATCACCGAACCGTTGCGGGTGTACATGCGGCGGGTGGAGATTGCGCAGATCAGTGCGTTGCGCAGTCTGGTGAGCTGA